The Sporocytophaga myxococcoides genome contains a region encoding:
- a CDS encoding FtsX-like permease family protein → MIQHFSKILHLAYRNLFRNKRRTLFAIFIAASGYAAMAIALGYYGFSIYGLQEMTIRNGFGGAGGTGHLQIKDSRSLESQEKYTLEFGLADYQKMVKTIKNQPEVDYVLPRIEFGGLVTTGDKSFPFIGYGVESMHEAALRGGLSDINPNLKLGEEIKPLDKNKFGIILGKKLANALGVKIGDPLMLYGATVQGAVNAIDVELVGVMSTGLNETDKYYLLTHIDLVQKLVNTDKISLISVMFKNRDSLDYKVSTIQSILASTKGPDNNKTIGVITWETLAEYYTAAKDLFNMIFSFMGIIILTIVILSCWNIMNMTTMERIREIGTLRAIGLKNTNITFIFLLEAFLISIIGLLIGIIAQVILSNIINALNIEMPPVPGMNQCYALQVYTLSPYHLFIAIAVVLAITLSSLSAFFIIRKLTIVESLEHA, encoded by the coding sequence ATGATACAACATTTTTCCAAAATACTACATTTGGCATATAGGAATTTATTCAGAAATAAAAGAAGAACTTTATTTGCCATATTCATCGCAGCATCTGGATATGCAGCCATGGCCATAGCATTAGGCTATTACGGATTCTCTATCTATGGCTTACAGGAAATGACAATCCGCAATGGTTTCGGGGGGGCTGGAGGCACAGGACATCTTCAGATAAAAGATAGCAGAAGTTTAGAAAGTCAGGAAAAATATACATTGGAATTCGGGCTGGCTGATTATCAGAAAATGGTTAAAACTATCAAAAACCAACCAGAAGTAGATTATGTATTACCAAGAATAGAGTTTGGAGGACTTGTCACAACAGGTGATAAATCTTTTCCATTCATAGGATACGGTGTAGAGTCCATGCATGAAGCAGCATTAAGAGGCGGACTTTCAGACATTAATCCGAATCTCAAACTAGGTGAAGAAATCAAACCACTTGACAAAAACAAATTCGGGATAATTCTTGGTAAAAAACTTGCAAACGCACTTGGTGTAAAAATCGGAGATCCATTAATGCTATATGGAGCAACTGTGCAGGGTGCAGTAAATGCAATTGATGTAGAACTTGTCGGAGTAATGTCTACAGGGCTTAATGAAACAGACAAATACTATTTGCTCACACATATAGACCTGGTACAAAAACTTGTAAATACAGATAAAATAAGTCTAATATCTGTGATGTTTAAAAACAGAGATTCCCTTGATTACAAAGTAAGTACAATTCAAAGTATCCTGGCCTCTACAAAAGGACCGGATAACAATAAAACTATCGGAGTGATAACCTGGGAAACACTAGCAGAATACTATACAGCAGCAAAAGATTTATTTAACATGATCTTTAGCTTTATGGGTATCATTATTCTAACCATAGTCATACTCAGCTGCTGGAACATTATGAACATGACAACAATGGAAAGAATTCGTGAAATAGGTACATTAAGAGCAATAGGTTTAAAAAATACGAATATTACTTTCATCTTTTTACTTGAAGCATTTCTGATAAGCATAATAGGCCTTTTAATAGGAATAATAGCACAAGTAATATTATCCAACATCATTAATGCCTTAAATATTGAAATGCCACCTGTACCAGGAATGAACCAGTGCTATGCACTACAGGTATATACTTTATCACCTTACCACCTCTTCATAGCGATTGCAGTGGTCTTGGCTATTACACTATCAAGTCTCTCTGCATTCTTTATTATTAGAAAATTAACCATAGTAGAATCATTAGAACACGCTTAA
- a CDS encoding outer membrane lipoprotein-sorting protein has protein sequence MKTKLQGLLAFFALALFTSSTILISEKNPEQILKEAENKRSPWTQMSMTAELNTNAKSGTTKSIYKVYFKDETNTLVAFLEPQFEKGNLLLMVDADLWYYVRETKKPTRITPVQRLSGSVSYGDLARLGWSKDYIIVSSEETELKTENGTSETYLLNLAAKSQGATYQKIKLWVDKKTSKPLKSEVFLLSGKMYKTMTFTKYEIINNKEVNSQIEFIDHFNANQKSILNFSKIAQEKTIPNRFFIKTSLAEVSDEVSE, from the coding sequence ATGAAAACTAAACTTCAGGGTTTGCTTGCATTTTTTGCATTAGCCCTTTTCACATCTTCAACAATACTCATTTCAGAAAAAAACCCGGAACAAATCCTGAAAGAGGCTGAAAACAAAAGATCACCATGGACACAAATGTCTATGACAGCAGAGTTAAACACTAATGCAAAATCTGGCACAACCAAAAGTATTTATAAAGTCTATTTTAAAGACGAAACAAATACTCTAGTCGCATTTCTGGAGCCTCAGTTTGAAAAGGGGAATTTACTTCTAATGGTAGATGCAGATTTATGGTACTATGTAAGAGAAACCAAAAAGCCTACTCGTATAACACCCGTGCAAAGATTATCCGGTTCGGTTTCCTATGGTGATCTTGCCAGACTTGGCTGGTCTAAAGATTATATAATAGTTTCAAGTGAAGAAACTGAATTAAAAACCGAAAATGGCACATCGGAAACTTACCTCCTTAATCTTGCAGCCAAATCACAAGGAGCCACCTATCAAAAAATAAAATTATGGGTAGATAAAAAGACTTCAAAGCCGTTAAAATCAGAAGTATTTTTATTATCCGGGAAGATGTATAAAACAATGACATTTACAAAGTATGAAATCATCAATAATAAAGAAGTCAATTCACAAATAGAATTTATAGATCACTTTAATGCTAATCAAAAATCCATATTGAACTTTTCAAAAATTGCACAAGAGAAAACAATTCCAAACAGATTTTTTATAAAAACTTCCTTAGCCGAAGTATCAGATGAGGTTAGTGAGTAA